A single genomic interval of Mycobacterium sp. DL592 harbors:
- a CDS encoding XRE family transcriptional regulator, producing the protein MTVAADSLPDAVPAPGTSTAFDDRPVEFWPTASIRAALENGDITVWQRIVVAVKRDPFGRTARQVEEVLENSQPYGISKALAEVLIRARNHLESNERAEAARHVRLLLDRSGLTEPEFASRIGVAPADLSTYLDASVSPPASLMIRMRRLSDRFAKMRAQRANGES; encoded by the coding sequence GTGACGGTGGCAGCGGACTCCCTCCCTGATGCCGTACCCGCGCCGGGCACGTCGACCGCGTTTGACGATCGTCCGGTCGAATTCTGGCCGACGGCCTCCATCCGCGCGGCGTTGGAGAACGGCGACATCACCGTGTGGCAGCGCATCGTGGTCGCCGTCAAGCGTGATCCGTTCGGCCGCACCGCCCGGCAGGTCGAGGAGGTGCTGGAGAACTCCCAGCCGTACGGCATCTCCAAAGCGCTCGCCGAGGTGCTGATCCGGGCCAGAAATCACCTGGAGTCCAACGAGCGCGCCGAGGCCGCCCGGCATGTGCGGCTGCTGCTGGACCGCTCGGGGCTGACCGAGCCGGAGTTCGCCTCCCGCATCGGTGTGGCTCCCGCCGACCTGAGTACCTACTTGGACGCCAGCGTCAGCCCGCCGGCGTCGCTGATGATCCGGATGCGCAGGCTCTCCGACCGGTTCGCGAAGATGCGGGCCCAGCGGGCCAACGGCGAGAGCTGA
- a CDS encoding CoA-binding protein → MWSNPDSAALQHILRDTCTVAVVGASADPARPSYGVFDYLARASHYDLFPVNPTIAAVGGTPAYPSLAALPTVPDMVDVFRRTEELPTVLADTLALNPRPKYLWLQQGLWDEDLAAQAEAAGLRVVMDRCLKVDYARLIGS, encoded by the coding sequence GTGTGGTCCAACCCCGATTCGGCTGCGCTGCAACATATTCTGCGAGACACCTGCACGGTGGCGGTGGTCGGCGCCTCCGCTGATCCCGCCCGCCCCAGCTACGGGGTGTTCGACTATCTCGCCCGGGCAAGTCACTACGACCTGTTCCCGGTGAACCCGACCATCGCCGCGGTCGGTGGCACCCCGGCCTACCCGTCGCTTGCCGCGCTTCCCACAGTGCCCGACATGGTCGACGTGTTTCGCCGCACCGAGGAGCTGCCCACCGTGCTGGCCGACACCCTTGCGCTGAATCCGCGCCCGAAATACCTGTGGCTGCAACAGGGCTTGTGGGACGAAGACCTTGCGGCGCAAGCCGAGGCGGCTGGTCTGCGCGTGGTGATGGACCGGTGCCTGAAGGTGGATTACGCCCGGCTCATCGGGAGTTGA